One window from the genome of Paenibacillus azoreducens encodes:
- a CDS encoding CxxH/CxxC protein: MYVVCKEHLELAIDMFVDEYEDAPDVVDLKDTEFSDWDPPVQCAHCEQAGKFLVV; the protein is encoded by the coding sequence ATGTATGTAGTATGCAAAGAACATTTGGAGCTTGCCATTGATATGTTTGTCGATGAATACGAGGATGCTCCGGACGTCGTGGACTTGAAGGATACGGAGTTTTCCGATTGGGATCCGCCGGTGCAGTGTGCGCATTGCGAGCAGGCAGGCAAGTTTCTGGTGGTTTAA